A window of the Vibrio pomeroyi genome harbors these coding sequences:
- a CDS encoding ABC transporter permease has translation MADSNWLSSFPEMERSDLRAIKKALDGAYREFSREYGETIESLFDPLLSFLVWFEKLLISTPWLIVLGVCTALVYAASRSWKLALGCVVSLLLIGYFGMWEDTMRTLSIITVCTLVSIFLGIPIGIAMARSNRVQSVVTPLLDIMQTMPAFVYLIPVVMLLGIGKIPGLIAVVIYAIPPVIRLTNLGIRLVDKEVLEAATAFGASKKQRLWGVQLPLAMPTIMAGINQTIMMALSMVVIASMIGVKGLGQPVLKSITNQYFTLGLMNGFAIVALAILFDRASQAYARRTNAHLGGFKHD, from the coding sequence ATGGCCGACAGCAATTGGTTATCAAGCTTTCCAGAGATGGAACGCTCTGATTTACGAGCAATAAAAAAAGCGCTAGATGGTGCTTACCGCGAATTTTCCCGTGAATACGGCGAAACGATTGAATCATTATTTGACCCTCTTCTCTCTTTCCTTGTTTGGTTTGAAAAACTCCTCATTTCTACTCCATGGCTGATCGTTCTTGGTGTGTGTACTGCTTTGGTGTACGCCGCGAGCCGATCATGGAAACTCGCATTAGGTTGTGTCGTTTCACTGCTTCTCATTGGTTACTTTGGAATGTGGGAAGATACAATGCGTACACTCAGTATCATCACTGTGTGTACCCTAGTCTCGATTTTCCTCGGTATCCCGATTGGTATTGCGATGGCACGTTCTAATCGTGTGCAATCCGTCGTGACACCGTTACTCGATATCATGCAGACTATGCCTGCATTCGTTTACCTGATCCCAGTGGTTATGCTGCTTGGTATCGGTAAAATCCCAGGCCTAATCGCTGTAGTTATCTACGCAATCCCTCCTGTAATTCGCCTAACTAACTTAGGTATCCGCTTGGTTGATAAAGAAGTGTTAGAAGCGGCAACCGCATTCGGTGCAAGCAAGAAACAGCGTTTGTGGGGTGTTCAATTACCGCTAGCCATGCCAACGATTATGGCGGGCATCAACCAAACTATCATGATGGCACTGTCGATGGTGGTTATTGCGTCTATGATTGGTGTTAAAGGCTTAGGCCAACCGGTTCTTAAATCCATTACCAACCAATACTTCACTTTGGGCTTAATGAACGGTTTTGCCATCGTGGCACTTGCGATTCTATTTGACCGAGCTTCACAGGCTTATGCGCGAAGAACCAATGCGCACCTAGGAGGATTCAAACATGACTAA
- a CDS encoding ABC transporter substrate-binding protein, with translation MKYKLSSVFLFVAAASGHANAGECGSVTIADMNWNSATLIANIDQFILEHGYGCDAELIPGDTMPTGTSMIEKGQPDVAPELWSNSLKDALDKGVEEKRLRYAGKALVNGGEEGFWVPAYLVKQNPEMATIEGVRKNASLFKHPEDPDTSAFYSCPAGWNCQISAANLFDALNLEDSGFTIVDPGSSAGLSGSIAKAYEREEAWFGYYWAPTAVLGKYDMVKVDFGSGVDKEEFINCTTQEGCESPKATMYPPSPVHTITTESFASRAPEAYDYFTKRGFTNDKMNALLAWMEDNQADGEEASIHFLSEFPEVWHPWVSDEVAKKIEAEL, from the coding sequence ATGAAATACAAGTTAAGCTCCGTATTTTTGTTTGTTGCAGCAGCCAGTGGTCATGCTAACGCTGGAGAATGTGGCAGCGTAACAATCGCAGACATGAACTGGAACTCTGCAACTTTAATCGCCAACATTGACCAATTTATCCTAGAACACGGATACGGTTGTGATGCTGAACTTATCCCTGGCGACACAATGCCAACTGGGACGTCGATGATTGAGAAAGGCCAACCGGATGTTGCACCAGAACTTTGGAGTAACAGCCTGAAAGATGCCCTGGATAAAGGTGTTGAAGAAAAACGTCTTCGCTACGCAGGTAAAGCACTTGTGAATGGTGGTGAAGAAGGTTTCTGGGTTCCAGCCTACCTCGTTAAACAAAACCCAGAAATGGCAACCATTGAAGGTGTACGTAAAAACGCATCTTTGTTTAAGCACCCTGAAGACCCAGATACATCCGCATTTTACAGCTGCCCAGCAGGTTGGAACTGTCAAATCAGTGCCGCTAACTTGTTTGACGCACTTAACCTAGAAGACAGTGGCTTTACTATTGTTGACCCAGGCTCGAGTGCCGGTTTATCTGGTTCTATCGCGAAAGCTTACGAACGTGAAGAAGCTTGGTTTGGTTACTACTGGGCACCGACTGCGGTTCTTGGTAAGTACGACATGGTGAAAGTTGACTTTGGCAGTGGCGTTGATAAAGAAGAGTTCATCAACTGTACGACTCAAGAAGGCTGTGAATCACCAAAAGCGACCATGTACCCGCCTTCACCTGTCCACACTATTACCACTGAAAGTTTCGCGTCACGCGCACCGGAAGCGTATGACTACTTTACAAAACGTGGTTTCACCAACGACAAAATGAACGCTCTTCTTGCTTGGATGGAAGACAACCAAGCCGATGGTGAAGAAGCGAGTATACATTTCTTAAGCGAGTTCCCAGAAGTATGGCACCCATGGGTTTCAGACGAAGTCGCTAAGAAAATTGAAGCTGAGCTGTAA
- a CDS encoding P-loop NTPase family protein, whose product MTISATHAEVEQLYLASELNGQRSICVTACHSGDGVTSIATALAERFLLAGHSTLYVDLNLFNSAFKNLHMLEEEHTAQLIEHVESQRTFIGVPAPQVASTQLAYKDPATLKKAVTQWLSKYDRVVIDTSPLLNINKGNIPAQSVASACDCALLVVAYGETSSHHLEQAKKLLDAQSISLMGCVMNMKSNPSFAQELIRQINRMKFLPSKLRDRLANKLYQNEFLNLPM is encoded by the coding sequence ATGACTATTTCAGCAACGCATGCCGAAGTTGAACAACTGTACTTAGCTTCTGAATTGAATGGACAACGCTCAATCTGTGTGACGGCTTGCCATTCAGGTGACGGCGTAACATCTATCGCAACAGCATTGGCCGAACGCTTCTTGTTAGCGGGTCACTCTACCTTGTATGTTGACCTCAACCTTTTCAACTCTGCGTTTAAGAACTTGCATATGCTTGAAGAAGAACACACAGCGCAGCTTATTGAGCACGTAGAGTCTCAACGAACGTTTATTGGTGTCCCTGCTCCACAAGTTGCATCAACTCAGTTAGCTTACAAAGATCCAGCGACGCTTAAAAAAGCCGTGACTCAGTGGTTAAGCAAATACGACCGTGTCGTCATTGATACGTCACCATTGCTTAATATCAACAAAGGCAATATTCCTGCTCAATCTGTTGCAAGCGCGTGTGATTGTGCGTTACTTGTCGTTGCTTATGGTGAAACGTCGAGTCATCACCTAGAGCAAGCCAAGAAGCTTCTCGATGCACAAAGCATTTCACTGATGGGTTGTGTAATGAACATGAAGAGTAACCCAAGCTTTGCGCAGGAACTGATTCGACAAATCAATCGAATGAAGTTTCTGCCGTCTAAGCTTCGTGATCGCTTAGCCAACAAACTTTATCAAAATGAGTTTTTGAACCTACCAATGTAG